In Leptospira bouyouniensis, the following proteins share a genomic window:
- a CDS encoding WecB/TagA/CpsF family glycosyltransferase has translation MKQLSEIVHNSSKDERDILLEYQNIDVSKLETLNVLGIPIDNVTTDEAIAKLFRVLEKKEGMHHVLFLDPIKLMRMRPKKSLHRIAEKAGTILVEGAGIGWMTKGRLKERVTPIAVMMDLIRLAELKEFTAFIFGAKDEIVERIYFNLTRHFPKVRIVGRHAGHLDRQREMRVKEAIRKTGPDIIFLAMDFPEQEIWIENNTGYFGKAVVIGVGGALDMLSGADRKAPEWFKERGLIWLWRIIARPYRIRRMWETFYFLLLGIRERFRKR, from the coding sequence ATGAAGCAATTGAGCGAAATCGTTCACAATTCCTCAAAAGACGAGAGAGATATACTACTCGAATACCAAAATATCGATGTTTCTAAGTTGGAAACCTTAAATGTTTTGGGAATTCCGATAGACAATGTCACAACTGATGAAGCCATTGCCAAACTCTTCCGTGTGCTCGAGAAAAAAGAAGGCATGCACCATGTTTTGTTCTTAGATCCGATCAAACTCATGAGGATGCGTCCCAAAAAATCACTCCACCGTATCGCAGAAAAAGCTGGCACCATTTTGGTGGAAGGTGCCGGGATTGGTTGGATGACAAAGGGTCGACTGAAAGAACGTGTGACCCCAATTGCAGTGATGATGGATCTCATCCGCCTAGCAGAACTCAAAGAATTTACGGCATTCATCTTTGGGGCTAAAGACGAAATTGTTGAGCGAATTTATTTTAATCTCACAAGGCACTTCCCAAAAGTTCGAATCGTAGGAAGGCACGCAGGCCATCTCGATCGTCAAAGGGAAATGCGGGTCAAAGAAGCAATTCGGAAAACAGGACCAGACATTATCTTCTTAGCGATGGACTTTCCAGAACAAGAAATTTGGATCGAAAATAACACTGGTTATTTCGGCAAAGCTGTAGTCATTGGTGTTGGCGGCGCCTTAGATATGTTATCTGGTGCTGATAGAAAAGCGCCAGAATGGTTTAAAGAAAGGGGTCTTATCTGGTTATGGCGTATCATCGCTAGGCCATATCGAATCCGTCGGATGTGGGAGACTTTTTACTTCTTATTACTTGGAATCCGCGAAAGATTCCGTAAACGTTAA